Proteins found in one Mustela nigripes isolate SB6536 unplaced genomic scaffold, MUSNIG.SB6536 HiC_scaffold_514, whole genome shotgun sequence genomic segment:
- the LOC132008627 gene encoding intraflagellar transport protein 172 homolog — translation MQLKHLRTLLSPQDGAAKVTCMAWSQNNAKFAVCTVDRVVLLYDEHGERRDKFSTKPADMKYGRKSYMVKGMAFSPDSTKIAIGQTDNIIYVYKIGEDW, via the exons ATGCAGTTGAAGCACCTGAGGACCCTGCTGAGCCCTCAG gaTGGAGCTGCAAAGGTGACCTGCATGGCTTGGTCCCAGAACAATGCCAAGTTTGCGGTCTGCACAGTGGACCGAGTGGTGTTGCTCTACGATGAACATGGGGAGCGGAGAGATAAATTCTCCACCAAACCAGCTGACATGAAG TATGGCAGGAAGAGCTATATGGTGAAGGGCATGGCTTTTTCTCCTGATTCCACTAAAATTGCCATAGGACAGACCGACAACATCATCTATGTGTACAAGATTGGTGAAGACTGGTGA
- the FNDC4 gene encoding fibronectin type III domain-containing protein 4 produces MPQCLTADSVGTMASLMPLSPYLSPTVLLLVSCDLGFVRADRPPSPVNVTVTHLRANSATVSWDVPEGNIVIGYSISQQRQNGPGQRVIREVNTTTRACALWGLAEDSDYTVQVRSIGLRGESPPGPRVHFRTLKGSDRLPSNSSSPGDITVEGLEGERPLQTGEVVIIVVVLLMWAAVIGLFCRQYDIIKDNDSNNNPKEKGKGPEQSPQGRPVGTRQKKSPSINTIDV; encoded by the exons ATGCCCCAGTGCCTCACAGCGGACTCGGTGGGGACCATGGCTTCGCTGATGCCCCTCTCCCCATATTTAAGCCCTACGGTCCTCCTGCTGGTCAGTTGTGACCTGGGCTTTGTGCGAGCAG ACCGGCCTCCCTCTCCTGTGAATGTGACAGTCACTCACCTCAGAGCCAACTCGGCCACTGTGTCCTGGGACGTCCCAGAAGGCAACATCGTCATTGGCTACTCCATTTCCCAGCAA CGACAGAATGGCCCTGGGCAGCGTGTGATCCGGGAGGTGAACACCACCACCAGGGCCTGTGCCCTCTGGGGACTAGCTGAAGATAGCGACTACACCGTGCAGGTGCGGAGCATCGGCCTTCGGGGAGAGAGCCCCCCAGGGCCTCGGGTGCACTTCCGAACTCTCAAGGGTTCTGACCGGCTACCCTCCAATAGCTCAAGCCCAG GTGACATCACAGTGGAGGGTCTGGAGGGAGAGCGACCATTACAGACAGGGGAAGTGGTTATCATTGTGGTGGTGTTGCTCATGTGGGCCG CTGTCATCGGGCTCTTCTGCCGTCAGTATGATATCATCAAGGACAACGACTCCAACAACAACcccaaggagaaggggaaggggccGGAACAGAGTCCTCAGGGAAGGCCGGTGGGGACGAGACAG aaaaagtcaCCATCCATCAACACCATTGATGTATGA